Part of the Nicotiana tabacum cultivar K326 chromosome 20, ASM71507v2, whole genome shotgun sequence genome, GATATATGAGCTAAATGTATATGGAGGATGCATAGCTGACCGCAGCTATTTTGTGATTGAGGCGGCATTGTCGGTGTCGTTGTTGTCATACTAGGTAGAATGTATGAGGATTGTGATGGTTTAAATGCTAtgtttatgttttatttttatataacagGTCTGGTACTATTCATGGGAGTAGGAGAGCATCGGAACATTTGTTCCGGGTTCCAATGATTTCTTGCGTAGTGGAAGATAGTTCTGAAACACATCCAGAATCTGGgaatttttcttcttcaagcGATTCTTCAAAGGTACATTGTTGCCGTTCTTTGCATTCTTTATGAATTTTTTTACAAACGATATTGAATATCTAGGCCAACAGCTACGGGAAATATTTGAGCCTCTGGAGTCTAGACTCATCCAAAGGTGGAGCCAGGATTTTGAAGTCTATGCGTTCGGAATTCTAGCACgtttaagttactgggttcttagttaataatttgtacatattaaaTAGATTTCTTTTACAAATACGGAGTTTGGACCAATGTGTCTGGGTTCAACCGAACCCATACTTTCAATGCTAGCTCCGCCGTTGGACACTTCCGCATACACAGAGCACCAATTAGTTAGAGACAGACATACTTTGATGGGATATAAAGATGAGACATATTTGTCTCTGTACCTTAACTGGTTAAAGCAATCCTTAGTTTATGAATTGCACTTTGTAAAAGAGTGTTTGTTTGTCTCTATTGGTTTGTTTTCTGTAGAGTTAAGTTTTCCCTTCCTCTTTTTTACTAGTTTTATGGGAAGATTGGCTTTTGATGCATGGTTGTCAGTTATCACCTAGACTAGACACCTCATTTTTAGAAAAGAGTAACTTAGCTTCATTTGGAAGATGTGACGTTTAGACCCCATATTTAGCGAAGAATGACTAGATCTTCTAATTTGCAATTAAAAGAATTACTACTTGCTCTTTGGCCACTTAAGTGTCATTTTTTTTTCTGGCAGGAAGCAGCTATTAACTTGAAACTACCAAGAAGAAGTCTATTAGTGACGTTCACATGTAATGCTTGTGGAGTTCGATCACAAAGACTCATAAACAGATTAGCATATGAAAGAGGGACAGTGTTTATACAGGTACTTGGTTTGAGTGTGTGCGGTGCTGTTAAGCTTTTGATAATTGCAAAGCCAAGCTAAACTTTTTATGAGTAATAGCAAAACCAAAATAACTTCCCTTAATTGTGTATGTTCACCATGATTTTTTAAGGCTAGAACTGTTAGATGGGTGATTTAACCGTTGAAGGTATTAATGGGTAATCGCCTTACTAGAACTTGTTTTGTACAATGCTGCATTTGTTCTTCATTGGAACTATCTTTTCTAAAACATTTGGTTAAAATATAAGCTTACAAATATTGATTGGCATATCAGAGCCAACTCAATTGTAAGAGACATATGGGATCTTTCACACTACCTTATTCCGTGAATAAAATAACTTTTAGCTCATGCACATTTATCAGGTGTGACTTTCCTTCAGTAGTATGTTGGATGCTAATGGTGACCTTATACTTATCATGTATGATTCAGACTTAACAACTACAATTCCAAGATTTAAGTATTTGACATCTTGTTTGCATCAGTACTTCTAACAATTGTCTTAAGTGAAATAACAACGCCTACAACTCACTGTAGTCTAAATGATAGGTGtaatattttgttgttgtttaagtCTGTTAACCTCCCAGATTTCAGTATTGGATATTTCCTTCTGCTTTCATACTTGTAGGTAATGaagaaaagagggaaaaaaacaggggggggggggggaggggagcaTTATGGTCTATACATTCTTTAGACTGTACGAAGGACACCCCTTGTATTGTGCTTATTCAGTGAGAATATTCCATTACCAAGTCAATCATTTATTTTGGTTCGAATATAACTAAGTCTGATCACTGGATCGGTGTTTCAGAACCAATCGTGACAATTATTTGTCTAATTTGTGCTATCACAGCTTATTTTGATCCCTTTAAACATCTTACTCCTTGAGTGAGCGGTGAGGGACCTTGAAAAACACCTTTTGTGTTTGCTTTTCTTGTGCAGAAAAGTAAAAGGTGCCTCTTGAGGATTAACCTACTAAGCCTATTGAGCACATTTCATATTTTCCATCATCTCGGCATTCTCAGAAGCATCAATGTTTGTCTATGTTACAAAAAATAGTGTTTGACTGCTTACTGTGTCAATCATTTGGTCCTTTGGTTTAGCATGAGTAATAGAGTTTTGCATATCGTCTGTAAAGCTATCTTATTTGCCTCTGTTCTTGTTCTCCTTTTTTATTATCAAAGAATCTTCAAATTGACTGGGTATTAACTGAAGATTCTCCTTTCAGTGTTCAGGGTGCTCTCAGTATCATAAATTTGTTGACAACCTTGGACTTGTGGTTGAGTAcagtttcaaggatgaaattaATATGGATACAGATGCTGATCAAGATTGACTGAAGCTTATGGATTATATACGTGTAGGATCCAGCAAGAGAGTGATAGTATTGATAGTGCCATTTTGTAGGTGAGAGAAAGTCAATTACATTGATGTAAATGTCTTGACGAAAAGAATATTGGTGAGATAAAAAAAATGACAATAATATTCCACATTATTTTTCCTCTAAACACATAATTAGTCCCATCgcatttcaaaattttctttctGGTAATGAATCATATAGTAGTTTTTCATGTAAGATCTGTGGGAAACTCAGATTATGATGGCCAAAAGAATAGTCATCGCCAAACCAGCGTTCATCCACATTCTAGATCTGCTTCCTTGCAGCAAAACCGTTGCTCCATTCTGCAGTCAAGTGAGAGAGAATAAGTGAATTTATCATATTAGAACTGTACATGTGTCTGTACTATGTTTTATTAGAATAATTACGGTTACCAGACAGGAGCATTAATGGAAACGTTACCAAATTCATAGTAGGTGATGGCGCTGGTGTCACTTCCACAGATTCTTGGACTGTTGGTGGTGCTGGTGGGCTTGGCACAGTTGGTGCAGGTGCTGGCGCGTGATGGTGCTTGTGTTTGTGCTTCTTTCTCTTGTGCTTGCCATGAGCTGGTGCTGGTGACGGTGCTAATTCTGGTGCTGCCACTGGTGATACAATAGCTGGTGGAGGAGCTGGTGGTTGAGTGACTGGTGTCGGCGCTGGTGCTGGTGGGGCCTTAGGTGGAGATACTGGTGGTGGTAAAGGTGCTGGTGATGGTGGCTGTTGTGCTGGTGCCGGGGATATCTTAGGTGGAGGTAAAGCTGGCGGGAGTGCCGGTGGAGAAGCAACAGGAGCGGGTGGTGGCATTACAGGTGGTTGTGATGGACTTGAGACCGGTGGAGTTGATGGAGGTTGTGGCGGTGGGGTCGTTGGAGTGGAGACTGGGGCAACTTTAGGTGAAGGTACTGATATCGGAGGAGGTGCTGCCGAAGTTGCTGGTGGCTGTGATGGTGCAACAGGAGTCGTAGAAGGCGGATGTGTAGTGGTTGGTGGAGGTGTCGCAGGTGGCGGTGATGCCGCAACTGGTGTTGTGGTAGGTGGAGGTGTGGTTGTAGGTGTAGATGGTGATGCTGCTGGTGCTTGTGCATTAGCCATCACTAGCCAAATGCAAAAGCAAGTGGAAAGGTAAACAAACTGAGAGGAAGCCATTTTGTGTAGTGAGTTGATTGTCAGGAGCTCTCTACTTATATGCAACAAAACAATATTATTTTACTTCTGGAAAGGAAAGAGTTTGGTGGACATGCTTTGAGGGGAAACATAGTTTGATGTGAATGCTACAGCAACTATCATCATTTGTCAATATTTACACCAAAAATGTGCTTAATGTCTTGTATGTTTCTGCATCAGAAGATTTGCAGTCTATAGGAAAATATAGTATTGGTCATCTATTGCTATCAGTTACCATCTCAAGCATAAAGGAGTATGTAGGTCATGCTTTTTAGTTAGCCTATTATTTTCTATCATTAAATAGTTATAAATGATTTCAATCTATATAGCAAATAAACTTTAAGGAGTGGTAAATAATAAACCAACAAGGGTTGTGGTAAATACTCCTTCATCCTCAATCAGAGGTTTCGGGTTCGAACCCCGAGTGTGGAGTCGCCTTTGTTATGGAGCGTTTTACCCCAATGTGGGACTTTCCGGCGCGAATTCGGATTTAGCCGGGCCTCAATGTAGGTACCGGACACcgggtaaaaataaaataaaaagaataaacttTAAGGAACCAAATGTAGGTGACTTGGTGGTTCAGTTAGAAACTTGTGTTGGGATCTTCTCATAGTTCATTTA contains:
- the LOC107800038 gene encoding uncharacterized protein LOC107800038, with amino-acid sequence MAITSITGNSKIFNNLNSFCSLSVTSIKTHVPIYSLSFPHSFRPNFYGYCIKSTRSGTIHGSRRASEHLFRVPMISCVVEDSSETHPESGNFSSSSDSSKEAAINLKLPRRSLLVTFTCNACGVRSQRLINRLAYERGTVFIQCSGCSQYHKFVDNLGLVVEYSFKDEINMDTDADQD
- the LOC107800037 gene encoding uncharacterized protein LOC107800037: MASSQFVYLSTCFCIWLVMANAQAPAASPSTPTTTPPPTTTPVAASPPPATPPPTTTHPPSTTPVAPSQPPATSAAPPPISVPSPKVAPVSTPTTPPPQPPSTPPVSSPSQPPVMPPPAPVASPPALPPALPPPKISPAPAQQPPSPAPLPPPVSPPKAPPAPAPTPVTQPPAPPPAIVSPVAAPELAPSPAPAHGKHKRKKHKHKHHHAPAPAPTVPSPPAPPTVQESVEVTPAPSPTMNLNGATVLLQGSRSRMWMNAGLAMTILLAIII